In a genomic window of Pedobacter sp. KBS0701:
- a CDS encoding uroporphyrinogen-III synthase: protein MQEKNDSRIRKVKSILVTLPKPETEKSPYYDLAKKHNLKVDFRSFIHVEGVPARDFRKDKINLADFTAVIFTSRNAADHFFRICEEMRYEVPAELKYFCLSETIALYLQKYIQYRKRKIFFGKQTAADLAEVLKKHANEKFLYPCSDMATEDTMKFLEKSGYNFTPAVLFRTVVSDLSDLAEVFYDVIAFFSPSSIQSLFKNFPDFKQNNTRIAAFGTNTSKACTDMDLIVDIAAPTPGVPSMTMAIENYIKISNK from the coding sequence ATGCAAGAAAAGAACGACTCTAGAATCCGCAAAGTAAAAAGTATTTTGGTTACTTTACCAAAACCTGAAACAGAAAAATCTCCTTACTACGATTTGGCCAAAAAACACAACTTAAAAGTTGATTTCAGGTCTTTTATTCATGTTGAGGGTGTACCCGCAAGAGACTTTAGAAAGGATAAGATTAACCTTGCCGATTTTACGGCAGTAATTTTTACCAGCCGTAATGCCGCAGATCATTTTTTTAGAATCTGTGAAGAAATGCGTTATGAGGTGCCAGCAGAATTAAAATATTTCTGTCTTTCTGAAACCATTGCATTGTATTTGCAGAAGTATATCCAATACAGAAAGCGTAAGATCTTTTTCGGTAAACAAACTGCAGCTGACTTAGCAGAGGTGTTAAAGAAACATGCAAACGAAAAGTTTTTATACCCTTGCTCTGATATGGCTACCGAAGACACAATGAAGTTTTTGGAAAAAAGCGGGTATAATTTTACACCTGCGGTTTTATTTAGGACCGTAGTAAGTGATCTATCTGATTTAGCTGAAGTATTCTACGATGTTATCGCGTTTTTTAGCCCATCAAGTATTCAGTCTTTGTTTAAAAATTTCCCCGATTTTAAACAGAATAACACCCGGATTGCTGCTTTTGGAACCAATACCAGTAAAGCTTGTACTGATATGGATTTGATAGTGGATATTGCTGCGCCAACCCCAGGCGTTCCATCAATGACGATGGCCATTGAAAATTACATTAAAATATCTAATAA
- a CDS encoding DUF4271 domain-containing protein encodes MPKFIFFLFAFLWSADFVAANQLPFQADSAVVNQYRYRRYRPDSATLARQKFYTDSLIHHTWVLPDSLINKSALLDTIEKEYLSAKLDLWAWHKKYQHLKKKANPYQLGTKIPKGNVGLLGFIFGMLIIFAILKNAFSKQLSAIVQSFFSNRILNNINKEDNLFSSWPFLLLFVQFGFVFGMFFFLVAQWNDMYQAKDGFKFFFSISITIIVFYALKLVLLRFLGYLFNVQKPVGEYISILYLSYFNASLLFIPLVVAFALSPLKYGEVYIVLAFLLLGVIFTFQLLRAGITILSNNKFSKMHLFLYFCALEICPVVILIKTIGL; translated from the coding sequence ATGCCGAAATTTATTTTCTTTTTGTTTGCCTTTTTATGGTCTGCAGATTTTGTGGCAGCAAATCAATTGCCCTTTCAGGCAGATAGCGCGGTGGTAAATCAATACCGGTACCGAAGATACCGCCCCGATTCGGCAACGTTGGCCAGGCAGAAATTTTATACCGATTCTTTAATTCACCATACCTGGGTACTTCCTGATAGTTTAATTAATAAAAGTGCACTTTTAGATACTATTGAAAAGGAATATCTTTCTGCAAAGCTGGATTTATGGGCATGGCACAAGAAATACCAGCATTTAAAGAAAAAAGCTAATCCATACCAGTTGGGTACAAAAATCCCTAAGGGAAACGTAGGCTTGCTAGGATTTATTTTTGGTATGCTTATCATTTTTGCGATTCTAAAAAATGCTTTTTCGAAACAACTATCTGCAATCGTGCAATCATTTTTCAGTAACAGGATTTTGAATAATATTAACAAAGAAGATAACCTCTTTAGCTCATGGCCATTTTTGTTACTTTTTGTGCAGTTCGGTTTTGTTTTTGGGATGTTCTTTTTTCTGGTGGCCCAATGGAATGATATGTATCAGGCGAAAGATGGGTTTAAATTTTTCTTTAGTATATCAATTACTATAATTGTTTTTTATGCGTTAAAACTGGTTCTTTTACGCTTTTTGGGCTACCTCTTCAATGTGCAGAAACCGGTGGGCGAATACATCTCAATTTTATACCTCAGCTACTTCAATGCATCATTACTATTTATTCCTTTAGTGGTTGCTTTTGCGCTATCACCACTTAAATATGGCGAAGTTTATATCGTGTTGGCATTCTTGTTGTTAGGTGTCATTTTTACTTTTCAGCTTTTGCGGGCAGGCATAACGATACTTTCTAATAATAAGTTTTCTAAAATGCATTTATTTTTGTACTTTTGCGCCCTCGAAATATGTCCCGTCGTAATACTAATTAAAACGATAGGACTGTAG
- the hemW gene encoding radical SAM family heme chaperone HemW, whose amino-acid sequence MSGIYIHIPFCKKACHYCDFHFSTSLKYAEEMVEAICKEIKIKKDRISGQVGSIYLGGGTPSILSQAALQKIFDTINHTFSVDADAEITIETNPDDLTAQKLKELKQLPVNRFSVGIQSFYDEDLIWMNRAHQAREAEDCIRRSQDAGFENLTLDLIYGYPLLTDQKWLNNIQKAIELEVPHISAYALTVEPRTALAHAIKSKKQTPVNDNQSAAQFLILMEQLVDAGFEHYEISNFAKPGHYAVHNTNYWKGIDYIGIGPSAHGFNGQNRFMNPANNALYMETLGHNKLPEMVEELSLNDRFNEYVMTSLRTMWGTDLQKINTDFGKDFLEETKYNLKNFEDKDWLIIDGDKLRLSQNGKLFADHIASELFIVGNE is encoded by the coding sequence ATGTCCGGTATCTATATCCATATTCCTTTCTGTAAAAAGGCTTGTCACTATTGCGATTTCCATTTCAGCACCTCATTAAAATATGCAGAAGAAATGGTGGAGGCCATCTGCAAGGAAATCAAAATAAAAAAAGACCGGATTAGCGGACAAGTCGGAAGTATTTATCTGGGTGGCGGCACCCCCTCTATTTTATCTCAGGCAGCTTTGCAAAAGATTTTCGATACCATTAACCATACTTTTTCGGTTGATGCAGATGCCGAAATCACCATTGAAACCAATCCCGATGATTTAACCGCGCAGAAGTTAAAAGAACTGAAACAATTGCCTGTTAACCGCTTTAGCGTGGGTATACAATCTTTTTATGATGAAGACCTGATCTGGATGAACAGGGCACACCAGGCCAGAGAAGCTGAAGATTGCATCAGGAGAAGTCAGGATGCCGGTTTTGAAAACTTAACACTTGATCTGATTTACGGATATCCTTTATTAACGGATCAAAAATGGCTGAACAATATCCAAAAGGCAATTGAGCTTGAGGTTCCTCATATTTCGGCTTACGCACTCACGGTAGAACCTCGGACAGCTTTAGCTCATGCCATAAAAAGCAAAAAACAAACACCCGTAAACGATAACCAAAGTGCTGCCCAATTTCTCATTTTAATGGAGCAACTGGTTGATGCCGGATTTGAACACTATGAAATTTCAAATTTTGCTAAACCAGGCCATTATGCCGTGCACAATACCAATTATTGGAAGGGTATAGATTACATTGGCATCGGTCCGTCGGCACATGGTTTTAATGGCCAAAACAGGTTCATGAACCCAGCGAATAATGCCTTGTACATGGAAACTTTAGGGCATAATAAGCTCCCGGAAATGGTTGAAGAACTGAGTTTGAACGATAGATTTAACGAATATGTAATGACCTCGTTAAGAACGATGTGGGGAACTGATTTACAGAAAATAAATACTGATTTTGGGAAAGATTTTTTAGAGGAAACAAAATACAACCTTAAAAATTTTGAGGATAAAGATTGGCTGATCATTGATGGCGACAAACTCAGGTTAAGCCAGAATGGAAAATTATTTGCCGATCATATTGCTTCGGAATTATTCATTGTAGGGAATGAATGA
- a CDS encoding SDR family oxidoreductase, with amino-acid sequence MSKIVWITGASSGIGEALVYEYFKGGEKLIISGRNRDELFRVKGNCQNSFNVHVLPFDLSETETLENKAADAIRIFGKIDLLINSGGVSQRSLALETNLQTEQQIMDTNFWGTVVLSKAVLPLMISNGGGQIALISSLVGKFGTKFRSTYAASKHALHGYFDSLRSEVYDKNIDITIICPGFIKTNVTYNALTADGKPLNIMGEAHENAMTPADCAKQIVQAIRNKKEEVYIGGKETKAVLLKRFFPKIFSKKVRTAKVN; translated from the coding sequence ATGTCAAAAATTGTATGGATTACAGGCGCATCGTCAGGTATTGGCGAGGCCCTGGTATATGAATATTTTAAAGGAGGTGAAAAGCTGATTATTTCGGGGAGAAACCGCGATGAATTGTTCCGCGTTAAAGGGAACTGCCAAAATTCTTTTAATGTGCATGTTTTACCATTCGATTTAAGCGAAACCGAAACACTGGAAAATAAAGCCGCTGATGCCATACGTATTTTTGGAAAAATAGACTTACTGATCAATAGTGGAGGTGTGAGCCAGCGGAGTTTAGCCTTAGAAACCAATCTGCAAACGGAACAACAGATTATGGACACCAATTTTTGGGGAACAGTGGTGTTGAGTAAAGCAGTTTTACCCTTGATGATCTCCAATGGTGGTGGGCAAATTGCCCTAATCAGCAGTTTGGTTGGAAAATTCGGCACGAAGTTCCGTTCTACTTATGCCGCTTCTAAACATGCACTACATGGTTATTTCGACTCCCTCCGATCAGAAGTTTATGACAAAAACATCGATATTACCATTATCTGTCCTGGATTCATTAAAACCAATGTAACTTATAATGCACTCACTGCAGACGGAAAGCCATTAAATATCATGGGCGAAGCACATGAAAATGCGATGACACCTGCCGATTGCGCCAAACAGATTGTACAAGCCATCCGTAATAAAAAAGAAGAAGTTTATATTGGTGGAAAGGAAACAAAAGCAGTACTATTGAAGCGTTTTTTCCCCAAGATTTTTTCTAAAAAGGTGAGGACAGCGAAGGTGAATTAG
- a CDS encoding fasciclin domain-containing protein, whose product MKNLILSVFAVITMAFTTQVYAQKNPMVGGAAMYATKDIVDNAVNSKDHTTLVAAVKAAGLVETLKGAGPFTVFAPTNAAFDKLPAGTVDNLVKPENKATLTKILTYHVVAGKMDSKAIAKAIKAGGGKAELTTVEGGKLWAWMEGKKLVLKDEKGGMSTVTIADVNQKNGVIHVVDTVLMPK is encoded by the coding sequence ATGAAAAATTTAATCTTATCAGTATTTGCCGTAATTACAATGGCATTCACAACTCAAGTTTATGCTCAAAAAAACCCAATGGTTGGTGGGGCAGCAATGTATGCAACTAAAGATATTGTAGACAATGCAGTAAATTCAAAAGACCACACCACCTTGGTGGCAGCAGTTAAAGCAGCAGGTTTGGTAGAAACTTTAAAAGGCGCCGGACCTTTCACCGTTTTCGCTCCAACCAATGCAGCTTTTGACAAACTTCCTGCCGGAACTGTAGATAATTTGGTTAAACCAGAAAACAAAGCAACCCTTACCAAAATTTTAACTTACCATGTTGTTGCCGGTAAAATGGATAGCAAGGCAATCGCAAAAGCAATTAAAGCTGGTGGTGGCAAAGCAGAATTAACTACAGTAGAGGGTGGTAAACTTTGGGCCTGGATGGAAGGTAAAAAATTGGTTTTAAAAGATGAAAAAGGCGGAATGAGCACTGTAACTATAGCAGATGTTAATCAAAAAAATGGTGTAATCCATGTGGTTGATACCGTTTTAATGCCTAAATAA
- a CDS encoding cupin-like domain-containing protein gives MKFNLSPIDVVENISKSDFELNYLKPRRPLVIKNMAKKWPAYQKWTMDYMKDIVGDKTVPLYDSSKADPSKPINASAAEMKFGDYIDLIKKTPTDLRIFLFDPIKFAPKLLEDYIAPKELMGGFLDSYPNMFFGGKGSVTFLHYDIDLAHIFHTHFNGRKHVILFDYKWKERLYQIPYATYALEDYDVENPDFEKFPALKGVKGVEAFLEHGDTLFMPTGYWHWMKYLDGSFSISLRAWDKSWAVKAKSLYNLTLQRKFDDFMKANYREKYMHWKEELAIKRASKALEKNLPR, from the coding sequence ATGAAATTCAATTTATCTCCGATAGATGTAGTTGAAAACATATCTAAATCAGATTTCGAGCTAAACTACCTCAAGCCACGCAGACCCTTGGTAATTAAAAATATGGCAAAGAAATGGCCGGCTTACCAAAAGTGGACAATGGATTACATGAAAGATATTGTTGGAGATAAAACTGTTCCTCTTTACGACAGTTCGAAGGCTGATCCTTCTAAACCGATCAATGCATCGGCAGCAGAAATGAAATTTGGTGATTATATTGATCTGATTAAGAAAACACCAACAGACCTGCGCATATTTTTGTTCGACCCGATAAAGTTTGCACCGAAATTACTGGAAGATTATATTGCCCCAAAAGAGTTGATGGGCGGCTTTTTAGATAGTTATCCGAATATGTTTTTTGGTGGAAAGGGCTCTGTTACCTTCTTGCATTACGATATCGACCTGGCACACATTTTCCATACTCACTTTAACGGGAGGAAACATGTCATCCTGTTTGATTATAAATGGAAAGAGCGGTTATACCAGATTCCTTATGCCACTTATGCGCTTGAAGATTATGATGTAGAAAACCCTGATTTCGAAAAATTTCCGGCATTAAAAGGCGTTAAGGGAGTAGAAGCTTTTCTAGAACATGGCGATACCTTATTTATGCCTACCGGTTACTGGCACTGGATGAAATACCTTGATGGCTCCTTCTCCATCAGCCTGAGGGCGTGGGATAAAAGCTGGGCAGTAAAAGCAAAAAGCTTGTATAACTTAACTTTACAGCGTAAATTTGACGACTTTATGAAGGCAAACTACCGTGAAAAATACATGCACTGGAAAGAAGAACTCGCCATTAAAAGGGCAAGTAAAGCGTTGGAAAAAAATTTACCGAGATAA
- a CDS encoding DUF3050 domain-containing protein, whose protein sequence is MHPNIIKIQESITSLKQEIINHKVYSAISELEDLRVFMEHHIFAVWDFMSLLKALQINLTCTSLPWFPVGDPVTRQLINEIVAGEESDVDADGAIKSHFELYLDAMDQCGANTKPINDFLNALKNGKSFNEAFDMANVPAAAKDFVNATFETINSGKTHLQAASFTFGREDLIPNMFYSMVNDLNSTQADKVSVFKYYLERHIEVDGDHHSHLALSMTEKLCEKEEAFWAEAEETTKQALQKRIDLWDAAYAEIIKNKVEAQLLNC, encoded by the coding sequence ATGCATCCTAACATTATAAAAATACAAGAAAGTATTACTTCCCTTAAACAGGAAATTATTAACCACAAGGTTTATTCGGCCATTAGCGAACTGGAAGATCTGCGCGTTTTTATGGAACACCATATTTTCGCGGTTTGGGATTTTATGTCGCTGCTTAAGGCTTTACAGATTAACCTGACTTGCACCAGTTTGCCCTGGTTCCCGGTTGGTGATCCGGTTACCAGGCAGCTGATCAACGAAATTGTTGCCGGAGAAGAATCGGATGTGGATGCTGATGGCGCGATTAAAAGCCATTTCGAACTGTATTTAGACGCGATGGATCAATGCGGAGCAAATACAAAACCCATTAATGATTTTTTAAACGCCTTAAAAAACGGTAAAAGTTTTAATGAAGCATTTGACATGGCAAATGTTCCTGCTGCCGCCAAAGATTTCGTGAATGCAACATTCGAAACCATCAACAGCGGTAAAACACACTTACAGGCAGCCAGTTTTACCTTCGGTCGGGAGGATCTGATCCCGAATATGTTTTACAGCATGGTAAATGATTTGAACAGTACCCAGGCCGATAAAGTATCGGTTTTTAAATATTACCTGGAGCGACACATCGAGGTAGATGGCGATCACCACAGCCATTTGGCACTTTCTATGACGGAAAAACTCTGCGAAAAAGAGGAAGCATTTTGGGCTGAGGCTGAAGAAACTACAAAACAGGCCTTACAAAAAAGGATCGACCTTTGGGATGCCGCTTATGCAGAAATTATTAAAAATAAAGTTGAAGCGCAATTATTAAATTGTTAA
- a CDS encoding cupin-like domain-containing protein: MSFILKPVDIVENITPEDFKKNYLKTKRPLVIRGLTKDWPAREKWTTEYLKEIGGELEVPLYDNSKADPSKPINAATAHMKFGDYLDLIKREPTELRIFFFNLFKKVPSLINDVKIPKDLMGGFIESMPAMFFGGSNSVTFLHYDIDLPHIFHTHFGGRKHIVLFDNKWKDRLYCLPNATYALEDYDVANPDFEKFPALNGVEGYEVFLEHGDTLFMPTGMWHWMKYLDGSFSLSLRAWDQSITRKVASVWSLFTHGAIDSLIKMTFKEKYANWREKKAVKIAERALAKGRP; the protein is encoded by the coding sequence ATGAGTTTCATTTTAAAACCTGTTGATATTGTTGAGAATATCACTCCTGAAGATTTTAAGAAAAATTATTTGAAAACTAAACGTCCGTTAGTAATCAGGGGCCTGACCAAAGATTGGCCTGCAAGAGAAAAATGGACCACTGAATATTTAAAAGAAATTGGCGGCGAATTAGAGGTTCCACTTTACGATAACTCGAAAGCTGATCCGTCAAAACCCATCAATGCGGCCACTGCACACATGAAATTTGGCGATTACCTTGACCTGATCAAACGTGAGCCGACTGAATTGAGGATTTTCTTTTTCAACCTGTTTAAAAAAGTGCCTAGTTTAATCAATGATGTAAAAATCCCGAAAGATTTAATGGGCGGTTTTATTGAAAGTATGCCCGCCATGTTTTTTGGTGGTTCTAATTCGGTAACCTTTTTGCACTACGATATCGATTTGCCACACATTTTCCATACCCACTTTGGTGGCAGAAAACACATTGTTTTATTTGATAATAAATGGAAAGATAGATTGTACTGCCTGCCAAATGCAACTTATGCTTTGGAAGATTATGATGTTGCCAACCCTGATTTCGAAAAATTCCCTGCGTTAAACGGTGTTGAGGGTTATGAAGTTTTCTTAGAGCATGGCGATACCCTATTTATGCCTACAGGTATGTGGCACTGGATGAAATACCTGGATGGTTCATTCTCTTTAAGCCTAAGGGCATGGGACCAATCAATTACCCGAAAGGTAGCCAGTGTTTGGAGTTTATTTACCCATGGTGCCATTGATAGTTTGATTAAAATGACTTTCAAAGAAAAATATGCTAACTGGAGAGAGAAAAAAGCAGTAAAAATTGCTGAAAGAGCTTTAGCCAAAGGCAGACCATAA
- a CDS encoding sugar O-acetyltransferase, protein MDINTLTEKQKMLAGKAYQAGGEELSKERLKAREIVYEFNNLAPKFIKQRKELLKRLFGKTERMFYVEPPFRCDYGYNIEIGDNFYANFNLVILDCAKVSIGNSVFIAPNVAIYTAGHPMHAHLRDQEYEWAQEVTIGNSVWIGGNVVINPGVKIGSNVVIGSGSVVTRDIPDNVFAAGNPCRVIRELTDADKDYYYKDFKLGE, encoded by the coding sequence ATGGATATCAATACTCTTACGGAAAAACAAAAAATGCTTGCTGGCAAAGCTTATCAGGCTGGAGGCGAAGAACTATCAAAGGAAAGATTAAAAGCCCGTGAAATCGTTTATGAGTTTAATAACCTGGCACCCAAATTTATCAAGCAGCGAAAAGAATTACTAAAAAGATTGTTCGGAAAAACAGAAAGAATGTTCTACGTTGAGCCTCCCTTTAGATGTGATTATGGCTATAACATCGAAATTGGAGATAATTTTTATGCGAACTTTAACCTCGTTATTTTAGACTGCGCAAAAGTAAGCATCGGAAATAGTGTTTTTATCGCACCGAATGTAGCCATTTATACTGCCGGACATCCAATGCATGCGCATTTAAGAGATCAGGAATACGAATGGGCGCAGGAAGTGACCATAGGCAATAGTGTATGGATCGGTGGAAATGTAGTGATTAACCCTGGCGTAAAAATCGGATCAAATGTGGTTATCGGATCTGGTAGCGTAGTTACGAGGGATATTCCGGATAACGTTTTTGCTGCAGGAAACCCATGCAGGGTAATCCGTGAGTTAACAGATGCGGATAAGGATTATTATTATAAGGATTTTAAGTTGGGCGAATAA
- a CDS encoding DUF4440 domain-containing protein, translating into MKKILVIALFLASFSAFAQNEKDKQVILNLLEKQRTDWNKGDVEAFMQGYEKSDSLLFVGKTGPTYGWQKTLDNYKKGYPDKSAMGFLVFGIKKVEFLKPDLAFVLGSWNVKREKDELKGYFTLLIKKIKGEWKVIVDHSS; encoded by the coding sequence ATGAAAAAAATACTTGTAATTGCATTGTTTTTAGCTTCCTTCAGCGCTTTTGCTCAAAATGAGAAAGATAAACAGGTCATACTTAATTTGCTGGAGAAGCAACGTACCGACTGGAACAAAGGTGATGTTGAAGCTTTTATGCAGGGATATGAAAAATCGGATAGTTTACTTTTTGTGGGTAAAACCGGACCAACCTACGGATGGCAAAAAACGTTGGATAATTATAAAAAAGGCTACCCGGATAAATCTGCTATGGGCTTTTTGGTGTTTGGAATAAAAAAGGTCGAATTTTTGAAACCCGATCTGGCATTTGTATTAGGCAGTTGGAATGTAAAACGCGAAAAAGATGAGTTAAAAGGGTATTTTACGCTTTTAATCAAAAAAATTAAGGGGGAATGGAAGGTGATCGTTGATCATAGCAGCTAG
- a CDS encoding carbohydrate kinase family protein, protein MQNKVITIGEILWDVFPEGKKAGGSSMNVALNLHKQGIESRFISAIGNDENGKELFNFLASNHFATDLIQVNDELPTSTVVVQLDENHQATYTIKQPVAWDEIKITEENTSAVKQADALVYCSLTCRDEKSKKTILALLENAKTKIFDINLRAPFYSKELIRELLTKADILKINEDEILWVKESFGLTGNTDEQLLKQLSSQFNIEIICLTLGDKGACVLKEGKLFKHTGYKVQVADTVGAGDAFLATFIACYLQGYPMETTLDNACKVGAFVASQPGANPDYNKKIYHIALG, encoded by the coding sequence ATGCAAAATAAAGTAATCACGATTGGCGAAATACTCTGGGATGTTTTTCCAGAAGGCAAAAAAGCTGGCGGCTCGAGCATGAACGTTGCGCTTAATTTACACAAACAAGGGATAGAGAGCCGCTTTATTAGTGCCATAGGCAATGATGAAAACGGCAAAGAGCTATTCAATTTTCTAGCCAGCAATCATTTTGCAACAGATTTGATCCAAGTTAACGATGAATTACCAACCAGTACAGTTGTAGTACAACTGGATGAAAATCATCAGGCTACTTATACCATTAAACAACCCGTAGCATGGGATGAGATCAAAATCACCGAGGAAAACACATCAGCTGTAAAACAAGCAGATGCATTAGTATATTGTAGTTTAACCTGCAGGGATGAAAAATCTAAAAAAACCATTCTGGCACTTTTAGAAAATGCCAAAACTAAAATATTCGACATCAATCTCCGCGCTCCTTTTTATTCAAAGGAATTAATTAGAGAGCTTTTGACAAAAGCAGATATCCTTAAAATAAACGAAGATGAAATTCTTTGGGTAAAAGAATCATTTGGTTTAACGGGCAATACTGATGAACAGTTACTAAAACAGCTTTCGAGTCAGTTCAATATAGAAATCATTTGCCTGACATTAGGTGATAAGGGTGCCTGTGTTTTAAAAGAAGGCAAATTATTTAAACATACCGGTTACAAAGTTCAGGTTGCGGATACCGTTGGTGCGGGTGATGCTTTTTTAGCCACATTTATTGCCTGCTACCTGCAAGGTTACCCCATGGAAACCACTTTGGATAATGCCTGTAAGGTAGGTGCTTTTGTAGCCTCACAACCGGGTGCAAATCCTGATTATAATAAAAAGATTTACCATATAGCGCTGGGTTAA
- a CDS encoding VWA domain-containing protein, whose product MRGFRFSDYKPGDAPKGGFDELLKLFSELLNYTAGDAAEALSWLNELDKQYKLTNNDYGIGNFIDDLKDKGYLTEDNQSGEFKITAKTEQTIRKSALDEIFGKLKKSGRGNHNSNQSGIGEEKNADRREYNFGDSLDQIDMTASIQNAQINHGIGDFTLTDRDLEVEEKDFKTLTSTVLMIDISHSMILYGEDRITPAKKVAMALAELIKTKYPKDTLDIVVFGNDAWPISVKDLPYLQVGPYHTNTYAGLELAADLLRRRKTHNKQIFMITDGKPTCLKENGKYYKNSMGLDRKVINKTLNMAAQCKRLKIPITTFMIAKDPYLQQFVRQFTEINGGRAFYSSLNGLGEYIFEDYIKNRRKTVK is encoded by the coding sequence ATGAGAGGTTTTCGTTTTTCTGATTATAAGCCGGGCGATGCGCCAAAGGGTGGGTTTGATGAGTTGCTGAAATTATTTAGCGAACTGCTGAATTATACAGCCGGAGACGCGGCAGAAGCTTTAAGCTGGCTGAACGAGCTCGATAAACAATATAAATTAACCAATAATGATTATGGTATCGGTAATTTTATCGACGACCTGAAGGATAAGGGTTACCTTACTGAAGACAATCAATCGGGAGAGTTTAAGATTACGGCCAAAACGGAACAGACCATCCGCAAATCTGCATTGGATGAAATTTTCGGGAAACTGAAAAAATCTGGACGTGGTAACCACAACAGTAACCAATCGGGTATTGGCGAAGAGAAAAATGCCGACAGACGGGAATATAACTTCGGCGACAGTTTAGATCAGATCGACATGACTGCTTCTATCCAAAATGCACAGATTAATCACGGAATTGGCGATTTCACTTTAACAGACCGCGATTTGGAAGTAGAGGAAAAGGATTTTAAAACCTTAACATCTACGGTATTGATGATCGACATTTCGCATTCGATGATATTATATGGCGAAGACCGCATTACCCCGGCCAAAAAAGTTGCCATGGCACTTGCTGAACTGATTAAAACGAAGTATCCTAAAGATACTTTAGATATTGTTGTTTTTGGAAATGATGCCTGGCCCATCAGCGTGAAAGATTTGCCTTATTTACAGGTTGGCCCTTACCACACCAATACCTATGCAGGTTTGGAACTTGCTGCCGATTTGCTCCGCCGCAGGAAAACCCATAATAAACAGATTTTCATGATTACAGATGGGAAACCAACCTGCTTAAAGGAAAATGGCAAATACTATAAAAACAGTATGGGTTTGGATAGAAAGGTGATTAACAAAACCTTAAATATGGCGGCCCAATGTAAACGTTTAAAAATCCCAATTACCACCTTTATGATTGCGAAGGATCCCTATTTACAGCAATTTGTCCGTCAATTTACAGAAATTAATGGCGGCAGGGCTTTTTACAGCTCTTTAAACGGCTTAGGTGAATACATTTTTGAAGATTACATTAAGAATAGACGTAAGACAGTTAAATAA